One region of Polaribacter pectinis genomic DNA includes:
- a CDS encoding 7-carboxy-7-deazaguanine synthase QueE: MDKKTKDLVDKGIMLPLMEEFYTIQGEGSHTGTAAYFIRVGGCDVGCHWCDVKESWNADLHPPTLADTIVSNVKKYANTVVITGGEPLMWSMDYITELLQENHIKTHIETSGAYSFSGKWDWFCLSPKKTKLPIQENYREADELKMIIHNKSDFDFAEQEAAKVGKKCQLFLQPEWSKKEKMTEEIVDYVMKNPKWKISLQTHKYLNIP; this comes from the coding sequence ATGGATAAAAAGACAAAAGATTTAGTAGATAAAGGAATAATGCTTCCGTTAATGGAAGAGTTTTATACAATACAAGGCGAAGGTTCTCACACAGGAACTGCTGCTTATTTTATTAGAGTTGGTGGTTGCGATGTTGGTTGCCATTGGTGCGATGTTAAAGAAAGTTGGAACGCAGATTTACATCCACCAACTTTAGCAGACACTATTGTTTCCAACGTAAAAAAATACGCGAATACCGTTGTTATTACTGGTGGTGAACCTTTAATGTGGTCAATGGATTATATTACTGAATTGCTTCAAGAGAATCATATTAAAACACACATAGAAACTTCTGGGGCCTATTCTTTTTCTGGAAAATGGGACTGGTTTTGTCTTTCACCAAAGAAAACAAAATTACCAATTCAAGAAAATTATAGAGAAGCAGACGAATTAAAAATGATAATTCATAATAAATCTGATTTTGATTTTGCAGAACAAGAAGCTGCAAAAGTAGGTAAGAAATGTCAGCTTTTTTTACAACCAGAATGGAGTAAAAAAGAAAAAATGACAGAAGAAATTGTAGATTATGTAATGAAAAATCCGAAATGGAAAATTTCTTTACAGACTCATAAATATCTAAATATTCCTTAA
- the cmk gene encoding (d)CMP kinase: MSKKIIIAIDGFSSTGKSTIAKLIAKKYNYIYVDTGAMYRAVTLFAKQNNFVGKDFLEKDSLISKLKNISLSFKFNEELGFAEMFLNDKNIEREIRSLEVSQLVSKVATISEVRKKLVAEQQKMGENSGIVMDGRDIGTVVFPNAELKLFMTASADKRATRRYKELIDRGDKVSFKDILFNVEERDRIDSTREDSPLLKADDAIEFDNSDMGIKEQFERICTLVDRKLQEN; this comes from the coding sequence ATGAGTAAAAAAATTATTATAGCAATAGATGGATTTTCATCAACAGGTAAAAGCACAATAGCAAAATTAATTGCTAAAAAGTACAATTATATTTATGTTGATACTGGTGCAATGTACAGAGCTGTCACACTTTTTGCTAAACAAAATAATTTTGTAGGAAAAGATTTTCTAGAGAAAGATAGTCTTATTTCCAAATTAAAGAATATTTCACTTTCTTTTAAATTTAATGAAGAATTAGGTTTTGCAGAGATGTTTTTAAATGATAAAAATATTGAAAGAGAAATAAGATCTTTAGAAGTTTCTCAATTAGTAAGTAAAGTTGCAACGATTTCTGAAGTGCGTAAAAAATTAGTGGCTGAACAGCAAAAAATGGGAGAAAATAGTGGAATTGTTATGGATGGTAGAGATATAGGTACTGTTGTTTTTCCTAATGCTGAATTAAAGCTTTTTATGACGGCTTCTGCAGATAAAAGAGCCACAAGACGTTATAAAGAATTGATTGATAGAGGAGATAAAGTATCTTTTAAAGATATACTTTTTAATGTTGAAGAACGTGATAGAATAGATTCTACAAGAGAAGATTCTCCTTTATTAAAAGCAGATGATGCTATTGAATTCGATAATTCGGATATGGGAATTAAAGAGCAATTTGAGAGAATTTGTACTTTAGTAGACAGAAAACTTCAAGAAAACTAA
- the porQ gene encoding type IX secretion system protein PorQ has protein sequence MSINGQVGGENVYQFLNVSTSARQIALGGEILTLLDDVNQPTWNPSVISEEIDNKLSINYSSYLAGINMGSLNYAKTISRRFGTIHGSIKYLDYGNLIGADENGNETGNFNANDIAISVGYSFNLPWTNFYMGTNIKLINSNISNFTSTGIAADIALLYYNPYKTFNVTLVARNVGTQIKSFNGEIEKLPFKLALGASYKLDHVPLKWHLTIDNLQQWYVSVANPSEQTTDLEGNVTQEETGFIGNTLRHFIIGAELFPESVINLRLGYNFRRAAELKLQNARTFSGISFGFGIQMNKFKFNYAYSKFHSAANTSTFSLQIDLDRR, from the coding sequence ATGTCTATAAATGGACAAGTTGGAGGTGAAAATGTTTATCAATTTTTGAATGTTTCTACGTCTGCAAGACAAATTGCGTTAGGAGGAGAAATTCTTACATTGTTAGATGATGTTAATCAACCTACATGGAACCCTTCTGTAATTAGTGAAGAAATTGATAATAAACTTTCCATAAACTATTCTAGTTATTTAGCTGGAATAAATATGGGATCTCTTAATTATGCGAAAACTATTTCAAGAAGATTTGGGACTATTCATGGAAGTATAAAGTATCTTGATTATGGAAATTTAATTGGAGCTGATGAAAATGGTAATGAAACTGGAAATTTCAATGCAAATGATATTGCAATTTCAGTAGGTTATTCTTTCAATCTTCCATGGACAAATTTTTATATGGGAACAAACATCAAACTAATTAACTCTAATATTAGTAATTTTACTTCTACAGGAATTGCTGCAGATATTGCTCTATTGTATTATAATCCGTATAAAACTTTTAATGTTACTTTAGTTGCTAGAAATGTGGGAACACAAATTAAATCTTTTAATGGTGAAATTGAAAAATTGCCTTTTAAATTAGCTTTAGGTGCTTCTTATAAATTAGACCATGTTCCGCTAAAATGGCATTTAACAATAGATAACTTACAGCAATGGTATGTTTCTGTTGCAAATCCGTCTGAACAAACTACAGATTTAGAAGGAAATGTTACCCAGGAAGAAACTGGTTTTATAGGTAATACTTTAAGACATTTTATAATTGGCGCAGAATTGTTTCCAGAAAGTGTAATTAATTTAAGATTGGGTTATAACTTTAGAAGAGCAGCTGAATTAAAATTACAAAACGCGAGAACATTTAGTGGAATTTCTTTTGGTTTTGGTATACAAATGAATAAGTTTAAGTTTAATTATGCATATTCTAAATTTCATTCTGCAGCAAATACAAGTACATTTAGCTTACAAATTGATTTAGATAGAAGATAA
- a CDS encoding DUF4294 domain-containing protein: MSISFLTFSQKREVDSLPKNLEDYILVKPGDSVVVQLNEFSLLPKHKFNSREDVRYYLWFRRKVYKAYPFAQLASQRLDSLNARLQRIESKSKRRRYTRLVQKYIEGEFTDQIKKMTTTEGRILIKLIHRQTGKTAFENIRQLRSGWKAFWYNTTANIFKLSLKTEYHPETLNEDFLIEDVLQRAFQEDKLEKQKTKLNFDFSKIIVERKAEINVEEYKLMFAKMRKKGKVRTKAKDQN, from the coding sequence ATGTCTATTTCATTTCTCACTTTTTCACAAAAGAGAGAAGTAGATTCTTTGCCTAAAAACTTAGAAGATTATATTTTAGTTAAACCAGGAGATTCAGTTGTTGTTCAATTAAACGAATTTTCCTTACTACCAAAACATAAGTTTAATTCAAGAGAAGATGTGCGCTATTATTTATGGTTTCGCAGAAAAGTTTACAAAGCTTATCCATTTGCGCAATTAGCATCACAAAGATTAGATTCTTTAAATGCCAGATTGCAGAGAATAGAATCTAAAAGTAAAAGAAGAAGGTATACAAGACTCGTTCAAAAATATATAGAAGGCGAATTTACAGATCAGATAAAGAAAATGACCACCACAGAAGGTCGCATTCTTATTAAATTAATTCATCGCCAAACAGGTAAAACAGCTTTCGAGAACATTAGACAATTAAGAAGTGGTTGGAAAGCCTTTTGGTATAACACAACAGCCAACATATTTAAACTTTCTCTTAAAACAGAATACCATCCAGAAACCTTAAACGAAGACTTCTTAATTGAAGATGTTTTACAACGAGCATTTCAAGAAGACAAGTTAGAAAAACAAAAAACAAAACTTAATTTCGATTTTTCCAAGATCATTGTAGAAAGAAAAGCAGAAATTAATGTAGAAGAATATAAATTGATGTTTGCAAAAATGAGAAAGAAGGGCAAAGTAAGAACTAAAGCAAAGGATCAAAATTAA
- the glmM gene encoding phosphoglucosamine mutase, producing MTLIKSISGIRGTIGGKTADNLTPIDAVKFASAYGAFIKARNNNKKDIKVVIGRDARISGKMISSLVANTLVGLGIDVIDLGLSTTPTVEVAVPLENADGGIILTASHNPKQWNALKLLNEKGEFLNGAEGEKILELAESEDFSFADVDDLGSYTKDNSYLEKHIKEVLNLELVDVEAIKKANFKVVVDGVNSTGGIFIPALLKELNVECVELYCTPNGQFPHNPEPLKEHLTDISELVVKEKADFGIVVDPDVDRLALISEDGSMFGEEYTLVACADYVLGRLGGGNTVSNLSSSRALRDVTQKHGGTYTASAVGEVNVVIKMKETNTVIGGEGNGGIIYPASHYGRDSLVGVALFLSHLANKKISCKELRDSYPSYFMSKNKIQLTPEIDVDKILETMASTYKNEDVNTIDGVKIDFAEEWIHLRKSNTEPIIRIYTEAKSQQAADDLAVRFINEIKAIIA from the coding sequence ATGACATTAATAAAATCAATATCAGGAATTAGAGGAACAATTGGTGGTAAAACTGCTGATAATCTTACACCAATAGATGCAGTTAAATTTGCTTCAGCTTATGGCGCATTTATAAAAGCAAGAAACAATAATAAGAAAGATATAAAAGTTGTTATTGGAAGAGATGCTCGTATTTCTGGAAAAATGATTTCTAGTTTGGTTGCCAATACTTTAGTTGGTTTAGGAATAGATGTAATTGATTTAGGCTTGTCTACAACACCAACAGTAGAAGTTGCAGTTCCTTTAGAGAATGCAGATGGAGGAATCATTTTAACAGCATCTCACAATCCAAAACAATGGAATGCTTTAAAATTATTAAACGAAAAAGGAGAATTCTTAAACGGAGCAGAAGGAGAAAAAATTCTTGAATTGGCAGAAAGTGAAGATTTTTCTTTTGCAGATGTAGATGATTTAGGAAGCTATACAAAAGACAATTCTTATTTAGAAAAACACATAAAAGAAGTTTTAAATTTAGAATTAGTAGATGTAGAAGCCATTAAAAAAGCAAACTTTAAAGTTGTTGTAGATGGTGTAAATTCTACAGGAGGTATATTTATTCCAGCTTTGTTAAAAGAATTAAATGTAGAATGTGTAGAATTATATTGTACACCAAATGGACAATTTCCACACAATCCAGAACCTTTAAAAGAGCACTTAACAGATATTTCTGAATTAGTTGTAAAAGAAAAGGCAGATTTTGGAATTGTTGTAGACCCAGATGTAGATAGACTAGCTTTAATTTCTGAAGATGGTTCTATGTTTGGAGAAGAATATACATTAGTTGCTTGTGCAGATTATGTTTTAGGAAGATTAGGTGGTGGCAATACAGTTTCTAATTTATCTTCTTCAAGAGCATTAAGAGATGTTACTCAAAAACATGGTGGAACGTATACTGCATCTGCAGTTGGAGAAGTAAATGTTGTTATTAAAATGAAAGAAACCAACACTGTAATTGGTGGAGAAGGAAATGGAGGAATCATTTACCCAGCTTCTCATTATGGACGTGATTCTTTGGTTGGAGTTGCATTGTTTTTATCGCATTTAGCAAACAAAAAAATATCTTGTAAAGAGTTAAGAGATTCGTATCCAAGTTATTTTATGAGCAAGAATAAAATTCAGTTAACACCAGAAATAGATGTTGACAAGATTTTAGAGACCATGGCATCAACATATAAAAATGAAGATGTTAACACAATAGATGGTGTAAAAATAGATTTTGCAGAAGAGTGGATTCACTTAAGAAAATCGAACACAGAACCAATTATTAGAATTTATACAGAAGCAAAATCGCAACAAGCTGCAGATGATTTAGCTGTAAGATTTATTAATGAAATTAAAGCTATAATCGCCTAG
- the rpsA gene encoding 30S ribosomal protein S1 produces the protein MSEETKNTEEQVEATEVQQTEAATPAVDPKQFLADFNWHKYEQGIEAVDEEKLVEFEKALEGTVGFVNERDVIEGTVIRITDRDAIIDINSKSEGVISLNEFRYNQGLAEGDKVEVLVDKREDSSGQLVLSHKKARVIKAWERVNNAHETGEVVNGFVKCRTRGGMIVDVFGIEAFLPGSQIDVKPIRDYDQYVEKTMEFKVVKINHEFKNVVVSHKALIEADIELQKKEIIGQLEKGQVLEGVVKNITSYGVFVDLGGVDGLVHITDLSWSRINHPNEVVELDQKLNVVILDFDDNKSRIQLGLKQLSAHPWEALNDTLKVGDKVTGEVVVIADYGAFVEVEQGVEGLIHVSEMSWSTHLRSAQDFVKVGDKVEAQVLTLDREDRKMSLGMKQLHPDPWTDITTKYPVGSTHTGTVRNYTNFGVFVELEEGIDGLVYISDLSWTKKIKHPSDFVTVGDKLEVQVLELDVENRKLNLGHKQTQDNPWDAHEATYTIGSTHEGTIKEKNDKGAVVTFADGVEGFAPTRFLEKEDGSKLGKGDTIDFIVMEFSKEYRRVVVSHTSIFREEEKRNIKVAAKKSADAEKTTLGDIGGLAALKEKMEAGAKKKK, from the coding sequence ATGTCTGAAGAAACAAAAAACACTGAAGAGCAAGTAGAAGCTACTGAAGTACAACAAACAGAAGCAGCAACTCCTGCTGTAGATCCAAAACAATTTTTAGCAGATTTTAATTGGCACAAATACGAACAAGGTATTGAAGCTGTTGATGAAGAAAAATTAGTTGAGTTCGAAAAAGCGTTAGAAGGAACTGTAGGTTTTGTTAACGAACGTGACGTAATTGAAGGAACTGTAATCAGAATTACTGATAGAGATGCAATCATCGATATCAATTCTAAATCTGAAGGAGTTATTTCTTTAAACGAATTTCGTTATAACCAAGGTTTAGCTGAAGGAGATAAAGTAGAAGTATTAGTAGACAAAAGAGAAGATTCTTCTGGTCAATTAGTATTATCTCACAAAAAAGCAAGAGTAATTAAAGCATGGGAACGTGTTAATAATGCTCATGAAACTGGTGAAGTAGTTAACGGTTTCGTTAAATGTAGAACTAGAGGTGGTATGATTGTAGATGTTTTCGGAATCGAAGCATTCTTACCAGGATCTCAAATTGATGTTAAACCAATTAGAGATTACGATCAGTATGTAGAAAAAACAATGGAATTCAAAGTTGTAAAAATCAACCACGAATTTAAAAACGTTGTAGTTTCTCATAAAGCTTTAATTGAAGCAGATATCGAATTACAGAAAAAAGAAATCATTGGCCAATTAGAAAAAGGACAAGTATTAGAAGGTGTTGTTAAAAACATTACTTCTTATGGTGTGTTTGTAGATTTAGGTGGTGTAGATGGTTTAGTACATATTACAGATTTATCTTGGTCTAGAATCAATCACCCGAATGAGGTTGTTGAATTAGATCAAAAATTAAACGTTGTAATTTTAGACTTTGATGATAACAAATCTAGAATTCAATTAGGTTTAAAACAATTATCTGCTCATCCTTGGGAAGCTTTAAACGATACTTTAAAAGTTGGTGATAAAGTAACAGGAGAAGTTGTAGTAATTGCAGATTATGGTGCATTTGTAGAAGTAGAACAAGGAGTAGAAGGGTTAATACACGTTTCTGAAATGTCTTGGTCAACTCATTTACGTTCAGCTCAAGACTTTGTAAAAGTTGGAGATAAAGTAGAAGCGCAAGTTTTAACTTTAGACAGAGAAGACAGAAAAATGTCTCTTGGTATGAAACAATTACACCCAGATCCTTGGACAGATATTACAACTAAATATCCTGTAGGTTCTACACATACTGGTACTGTAAGAAATTACACAAACTTTGGTGTGTTTGTAGAATTAGAAGAAGGTATAGACGGTTTAGTATATATTTCTGATTTATCTTGGACTAAGAAAATCAAGCATCCATCAGATTTTGTAACTGTTGGAGACAAATTAGAAGTTCAAGTATTAGAATTAGATGTAGAGAACAGAAAGTTAAATTTAGGTCATAAGCAAACACAAGACAATCCTTGGGATGCACATGAAGCTACTTACACAATCGGTTCTACACACGAAGGAACAATTAAAGAAAAGAACGATAAAGGAGCAGTTGTAACTTTTGCTGATGGAGTAGAAGGTTTTGCACCAACACGTTTCTTGGAAAAAGAAGATGGTTCTAAATTAGGAAAAGGAGATACAATAGACTTTATTGTAATGGAATTTTCTAAAGAATACAGAAGAGTAGTTGTTTCTCATACTTCAATCTTTAGAGAAGAAGAAAAGAGAAACATTAAAGTTGCCGCTAAAAAATCTGCAGATGCAGAAAAAACAACTCTTGGAGACATTGGTGGTTTAGCAGCGCTTAAAGAAAAAATGGAAGCTGGAGCAAAAAAGAAGAAGTAA
- the ligA gene encoding NAD-dependent DNA ligase LigA: MTVLERIQLLRDELNNHNYNYYVLDNATISDFDFDIKLKELEKLEIENPEFFDSNSPTQRVGGAITKNFETVTHKNRMYSLDNSYSKEDLLDWEKRVQKGLGREDLEYTCELKFDGASINLTYENGKFIKAVTRGDGFQGDNVTANVKTIRSIPLNIKSDFVSNFQMRGEIILPLNGFNKMNEERVANGEEEYRNPRNTASGSLKLQDSAEVAKRPLDCLLYQVVTEERKYKTHFEILENARNVGFKVPKTITLAKSIDKVFDFVNHWDKKRHDLPYETDGVVIKVNNLQQQEELGYTSKAPRWAIAYKFKAEQVSTVLNEITYQVGRTGAITPVANLEPVQLAGTTVKRASLHNADQIAKLDIRENDTVFVEKGGEIIPKIIAVDLTKRPTDSQPTMYATNCPECNTALVRTEGDAKHYCPNEFGCAPQITGRIQHFISRKAMDIDGLGGETVDLLRKEGLIQNYADLYDLKVEQVIPLERMAEKSAQNMIAGIEKSKEIPFEKVLFALGIRFVGETVAKKLAKHFKSIDNLMTATFEELVSVDEIGDRIAQSIVDFSNDLGNIQLIDRLKVYGVQLEVSAESLENQTNKLEGQVFVVSGVFHQMSRNELKKAIEDNGGKVSSSISKKTNFIVAGDNMGPSKLTKAQDLGISIISEQDFIDKIS; encoded by the coding sequence ATGACGGTTTTAGAAAGAATACAATTACTTCGTGACGAATTAAATAATCACAACTATAATTATTATGTGTTAGATAATGCAACAATTTCTGACTTCGATTTTGATATAAAACTAAAAGAATTAGAAAAGTTAGAAATAGAAAATCCAGAATTTTTCGATTCAAACTCACCAACACAAAGAGTAGGAGGAGCCATCACCAAAAACTTCGAAACTGTAACACATAAAAACAGAATGTATTCTTTAGACAACTCGTACTCGAAAGAAGATTTGTTAGATTGGGAAAAACGAGTCCAAAAAGGATTAGGAAGAGAAGATCTAGAATATACTTGCGAACTAAAATTCGATGGAGCTTCCATAAACTTAACTTACGAAAATGGAAAATTCATAAAAGCAGTTACTAGAGGAGATGGTTTTCAAGGAGATAATGTTACTGCAAACGTAAAAACAATTCGTTCCATTCCATTAAATATAAAATCAGATTTTGTCAGTAACTTTCAAATGCGAGGAGAAATTATTTTACCATTAAACGGTTTCAATAAAATGAATGAAGAACGCGTTGCAAATGGCGAAGAAGAATATAGAAATCCAAGAAACACTGCAAGTGGAAGTTTAAAATTGCAAGACAGTGCAGAAGTTGCAAAAAGACCTTTAGATTGTTTATTGTATCAAGTGGTAACAGAAGAACGCAAATACAAAACCCATTTTGAAATTTTAGAAAATGCCAGAAATGTAGGTTTTAAAGTTCCAAAAACAATCACTTTAGCTAAATCAATAGACAAAGTTTTCGATTTTGTAAATCATTGGGATAAAAAACGCCACGATTTACCTTACGAAACAGATGGCGTAGTTATAAAAGTGAATAATTTACAGCAACAAGAAGAGTTAGGTTACACATCAAAAGCTCCAAGATGGGCAATTGCCTATAAATTTAAAGCAGAACAAGTTTCTACAGTTTTAAATGAAATTACATATCAAGTTGGTAGAACTGGTGCAATTACGCCTGTTGCAAATTTAGAACCAGTTCAATTGGCAGGAACTACAGTAAAACGTGCTTCTTTACACAATGCAGATCAGATTGCGAAATTAGATATTCGAGAAAATGACACCGTTTTTGTTGAAAAAGGTGGAGAAATTATCCCTAAAATAATAGCAGTAGATTTAACAAAGCGTCCAACTGATTCTCAACCAACAATGTATGCAACCAATTGCCCAGAATGTAATACAGCATTGGTAAGAACAGAAGGCGATGCAAAACATTATTGCCCAAATGAATTTGGTTGTGCTCCTCAAATTACGGGAAGAATCCAACATTTCATCAGCAGAAAAGCTATGGATATTGATGGTTTAGGTGGCGAAACAGTAGATTTATTAAGAAAAGAAGGTCTCATTCAGAATTATGCAGATTTATACGATTTAAAAGTGGAGCAAGTAATTCCATTAGAAAGAATGGCAGAAAAATCTGCTCAAAATATGATTGCAGGAATCGAAAAGTCAAAAGAAATTCCTTTCGAAAAAGTATTATTTGCACTCGGAATTCGTTTTGTCGGAGAAACAGTTGCTAAAAAATTAGCAAAACATTTCAAATCTATCGACAATTTAATGACTGCAACTTTCGAAGAATTAGTAAGTGTCGATGAAATTGGAGATAGAATTGCACAAAGTATTGTAGATTTTTCAAACGATTTGGGTAATATTCAATTAATAGATCGTTTAAAAGTATATGGAGTTCAATTAGAAGTTTCCGCAGAAAGTTTAGAAAACCAAACTAATAAGTTAGAAGGACAAGTTTTTGTTGTTTCAGGCGTATTCCATCAAATGAGTAGAAACGAACTCAAAAAAGCAATTGAAGATAATGGCGGAAAAGTAAGTTCATCAATATCTAAAAAGACAAATTTTATTGTTGCAGGTGATAATATGGGCCCAAGTAAACTTACAAAAGCACAAGATTTAGGTATTTCAATTATTTCCGAACAAGATTTTATAGATAAAATCAGTTAG
- a CDS encoding glyceraldehyde-3-phosphate dehydrogenase has translation MSTIINYNEEVLSQAQTRRATVEFINIVNDLWYDKSIELVLFRNPLVDKRASEVLKLIDYASEFVSKPITIIDALDIAKAIKQLDLPSSKLDIGKLAYECYLNPKHSEDKVAFVQKKLKNATEAKNIQPKDVVLYGFGRIGRLLARELMTKMGKGSQLRLRAIVTRGEINQTVLEKRASLLSIDSVHGDFLGTVKTDVENNALVINGTTVHMISANNPEDIDYTKYGINDALIIDNTGAFRDKEALSRHLESKGASKVLFTAPGKGIPNIVHGVNHKQHNPDKVDIFSAASCTTNAITPILKVLEDNYGIKKGHLETIHAYTNDQNLVDNMHSKYRRGRAAALNMVITETGAGAAVAKALPALAGKLTSNAIRVPVPNGSLAILSLQLRTKVTKETVNAIMKQNALEGDLVEQIKYSIDNELVSSDIIGTTAPSIFDSKATITDGDSIVVYVWYDNEYGYSHQVIRLAKHIAKVRRFTYY, from the coding sequence ATGTCAACAATTATTAATTACAACGAAGAAGTATTATCGCAAGCTCAAACAAGAAGAGCAACTGTAGAGTTTATCAATATCGTAAATGATTTATGGTACGATAAATCTATAGAACTTGTTTTATTTAGAAATCCTTTAGTAGATAAAAGAGCAAGTGAAGTTTTAAAATTAATAGATTACGCTAGTGAGTTTGTTAGCAAACCAATTACAATTATTGATGCTTTGGATATTGCTAAAGCAATTAAACAATTAGATTTACCATCTTCTAAATTAGACATTGGTAAATTAGCTTATGAGTGTTACTTGAATCCAAAACATTCAGAAGATAAAGTTGCTTTCGTTCAAAAGAAATTAAAAAATGCAACAGAAGCTAAAAACATTCAGCCAAAAGATGTTGTTTTATATGGTTTTGGTAGAATAGGTAGATTGTTAGCTAGAGAGTTAATGACTAAAATGGGTAAGGGTTCGCAATTAAGGTTAAGAGCAATTGTAACTCGTGGAGAAATTAACCAAACTGTTTTAGAAAAAAGAGCTTCTTTATTAAGTATAGATTCTGTTCATGGAGATTTTCTAGGAACTGTAAAAACAGATGTAGAAAATAACGCATTAGTTATTAACGGAACTACGGTTCATATGATTTCAGCTAACAATCCAGAGGATATAGACTATACAAAATACGGAATTAACGATGCATTAATTATCGATAATACTGGAGCATTTAGAGACAAAGAAGCCTTAAGCAGACATTTAGAATCTAAAGGAGCAAGTAAAGTTTTGTTCACAGCGCCAGGAAAAGGTATTCCTAATATTGTTCATGGAGTAAATCATAAACAACACAATCCAGACAAAGTAGATATTTTCTCTGCAGCCTCTTGTACAACTAATGCAATTACTCCAATTTTAAAGGTTTTAGAAGATAATTACGGAATTAAAAAAGGGCATTTAGAAACGATACACGCATATACAAACGACCAAAATTTGGTAGACAATATGCACAGTAAATATAGAAGAGGAAGAGCAGCAGCTTTAAATATGGTAATTACAGAAACTGGTGCAGGAGCAGCTGTAGCAAAAGCATTACCAGCATTAGCAGGAAAACTGACTTCCAATGCTATTAGAGTTCCAGTTCCAAACGGATCTTTAGCAATTTTAAGTTTACAATTACGAACAAAAGTTACCAAAGAAACTGTAAATGCAATAATGAAACAAAACGCTTTAGAAGGCGATTTAGTAGAGCAAATTAAATACTCAATAGATAATGAGTTAGTTTCTTCAGATATTATTGGTACAACAGCACCATCAATTTTCGATAGTAAAGCAACTATTACAGATGGAGATTCTATTGTAGTTTATGTATGGTATGATAATGAATATGGATATTCTCATCAAGTAATTCGTTTGGCAAAACACATAGCTAAAGTTAGAAGATTTACGTATTATTAA